In Pseudomonas sp. DNDY-54, a genomic segment contains:
- a CDS encoding bifunctional diguanylate cyclase/phosphodiesterase, with product MTALRNSLSRKLLRIVLLSALAVGLVLSCAQIVFDAYKTRQLIAAEAQRILRMTRDPSTQAIYSLDREMGAQVMEGLFQHESIRKASIGHPGDEPLASKSRPLMPAPSRWLTDPVLGRDQDFSIPLIGRPPYNEYYGDLRITLDTAPYGEEFISDSAVIFVVGILRALVLGLLLYLIYEWLLTRPLTKLIEHMSRINPGRPGEHSLPMPKGHERNELGLWVETANGLLASIEHNMQLRHAAESSLQRMTQYDSLTGLPNRQQLQQQLDNILGEAARLQRRVAVLCLGLDDFKGVNEQFSYQNGDRMLVALADRLRSLSGRVGALARLGGDQFVLVLFGFEQPYEAAELAQKVLDDLERPVTLDDQHIRLRATIGITLYPEDGDNTEKLLQKAEQTMTLAKNRSRNRYQFYVASIDSEMRTRRELQNDLAEAVKRGEFHLVYQPQIDYQLKRITGVEALLRWSHPSGKMVPPDIFIPLAEQNGSIIAIGEWVLDQACRQLSEWHQQGFSELRMAVNLSTVQLHHAELPLMISNLLKTHRLPPETLELEVTETGLMEDIAAATHNLHSLRRSGALIAIDDFGTGYSSLSYLKSLPLDKIKIDKSFVRDMPADEGDTTIVRAIIQLGKSLGMLVIAEGVETAEQERYLIDEGCNEGQGYYYSKPLPAAELAALLRQSLRFERRFNSEPQ from the coding sequence TTGACCGCATTGCGCAACAGCCTGTCGCGGAAATTGCTTCGTATCGTTCTGCTGTCAGCGCTGGCCGTTGGGCTGGTACTGAGTTGCGCGCAAATTGTTTTCGATGCCTACAAAACCCGCCAGTTGATCGCTGCGGAGGCCCAGCGAATCCTGCGCATGACCCGTGATCCTTCTACGCAGGCGATCTACAGCCTGGACCGGGAAATGGGCGCGCAGGTCATGGAAGGGCTGTTCCAGCACGAGTCGATTCGCAAGGCATCAATCGGGCATCCGGGCGACGAACCCCTCGCGTCCAAATCCCGCCCACTCATGCCAGCCCCCTCTCGCTGGCTTACCGATCCGGTACTTGGCCGCGACCAGGATTTCAGCATTCCGCTGATCGGCCGCCCGCCGTACAACGAATACTATGGCGATCTGCGTATCACGCTCGACACCGCGCCGTATGGCGAAGAGTTCATCAGCGATTCGGCGGTAATCTTCGTGGTCGGCATTCTGCGGGCCCTGGTGTTGGGCCTGCTGCTCTACCTGATCTACGAGTGGCTGCTGACGCGCCCGTTGACCAAGCTTATCGAGCATATGTCCCGCATCAATCCGGGCCGTCCAGGCGAGCACTCATTGCCGATGCCAAAGGGGCATGAGCGAAACGAGCTGGGTCTATGGGTCGAGACAGCGAACGGTCTGCTCGCATCCATCGAGCACAACATGCAGCTGCGCCATGCCGCAGAGAGCAGCCTGCAACGGATGACTCAGTACGACTCGCTGACCGGCCTACCCAATCGCCAACAACTCCAGCAACAGCTCGACAACATTCTCGGCGAAGCGGCCAGATTGCAGCGCCGCGTGGCCGTGCTCTGCCTCGGCCTGGATGACTTCAAAGGCGTGAACGAACAGTTCAGCTATCAGAACGGCGACCGCATGCTGGTTGCGCTGGCGGATCGCCTGCGCAGCCTGAGCGGTCGTGTCGGAGCGCTTGCCCGCCTGGGGGGCGACCAGTTTGTACTGGTGCTGTTCGGCTTCGAACAGCCGTACGAAGCCGCGGAGCTGGCGCAGAAGGTACTCGACGACCTGGAGCGACCGGTCACGCTGGATGATCAGCACATCCGGTTGCGCGCCACCATTGGCATCACGTTGTACCCCGAAGACGGCGACAACACGGAGAAGCTGCTACAGAAAGCCGAGCAGACGATGACACTGGCCAAAAATCGCTCGCGCAATCGCTATCAGTTCTACGTGGCGAGCATCGACAGTGAAATGCGAACGCGCCGGGAATTGCAGAACGACCTGGCTGAAGCCGTAAAGCGTGGCGAGTTTCATCTGGTCTACCAGCCGCAGATTGACTACCAGCTGAAGCGCATCACAGGCGTCGAAGCGCTGCTACGCTGGTCGCACCCGAGCGGGAAGATGGTTCCGCCCGATATTTTCATCCCGCTCGCCGAGCAGAACGGCAGCATCATCGCCATTGGCGAATGGGTGCTGGACCAAGCCTGCCGGCAGTTGAGCGAATGGCACCAGCAAGGCTTCAGCGAGCTGCGCATGGCGGTCAATCTGTCGACCGTTCAACTGCACCATGCCGAGCTTCCGCTGATGATCAGCAATCTGCTCAAGACGCATCGCCTTCCGCCGGAAACACTGGAGCTGGAAGTCACGGAAACCGGCCTGATGGAAGACATCGCCGCCGCCACACACAACCTGCACAGCCTGCGTCGCTCCGGCGCGCTGATTGCGATCGATGACTTTGGCACGGGCTATTCTTCGCTCAGCTATCTGAAGAGCCTGCCGCTGGACAAGATCAAGATCGACAAAAGCTTCGTTCGCGACATGCCAGCCGATGAAGGCGACACAACCATCGTCAGGGCCATCATCCAGCTGGGCAAGAGCCTAGGCATGCTGGTCATCGCCGAGGGCGTCGAAACCGCGGAGCAGGAACGCTACCTGATCGACGAAGGCTGCAACGAAGGCCAAGGGTATTACTACAGCAAACCACTGCCGGCAGCCGAGCTAGCCGCTCTGCTCCGGCAATCCCTGCGTTTTGAACGCCGCTTCAATTCGGAACCGCAATAA
- a CDS encoding TetR/AcrR family transcriptional regulator, which yields MSSIRERNKELILRAASEEFAEKGFAASKTSDIADRAGLPKPNVYYYFKSKDNLYREVLDSIVEPLLQASAPFNQPGEPADVLRAYIRTKIRISREHACASKVFASEIMHGAPHLPAERAAQLNAQASHNVARIQGWIDQGLMAKVDPNHLLFSIWAATQTYADFDWQISAVTGKATLDDADYEAAAETIIRMVIRGCEVKETAPVTNQSQVI from the coding sequence ATGTCCAGTATCCGTGAGCGCAACAAAGAACTGATCCTGCGCGCTGCGAGCGAAGAATTCGCCGAGAAGGGATTCGCCGCCAGCAAGACCAGCGACATTGCCGACCGCGCCGGGCTCCCAAAGCCCAACGTTTATTACTATTTCAAGAGCAAGGACAACCTCTACCGTGAGGTGCTCGACAGCATCGTCGAGCCGCTGCTGCAGGCATCTGCTCCGTTCAATCAGCCTGGCGAACCGGCTGATGTGCTCCGCGCCTATATCCGCACCAAAATCCGCATTTCCCGTGAGCACGCCTGCGCCTCTAAGGTGTTTGCCAGCGAGATCATGCACGGTGCGCCGCATCTGCCAGCCGAGCGGGCGGCGCAGCTAAATGCTCAGGCCAGCCACAACGTTGCCCGTATCCAGGGCTGGATCGACCAGGGGCTGATGGCAAAGGTGGACCCCAACCACCTGCTGTTCAGTATTTGGGCAGCGACCCAGACCTACGCCGACTTCGACTGGCAGATTTCCGCGGTGACAGGCAAGGCGACGCTCGATGACGCGGATTATGAAGCCGCCGCCGAAACAATTATTCGTATGGTCATCAGGGGCTGCGAGGTCAAGGAGACCGCGCCGGTGACTAACCAGTCACAAGTCATTTAA
- a CDS encoding DUF5020 family protein: MNFKLAPLSLALAAGLFAAPAFADGMLHWQNNSLSYLYGKDYKIDDGEIQQTITFEHASGWNWGDMFLFVDSKWYNGLSGGEGHTYYGEFSPRLSLGKLSGQEMSFGPIKDVLLAATYERGESTNGVPNQNYLLGPAVDLEVPGFDRLAINVYYRKPDGTTGKPGGQWQVTPTWALTFPVGKSDILFDGFIDWVVNDAGSERRGNFISKNLHINPQIKYDLGKALDGEPGKLYVGIEYDYWSDKYGIEDGGFVSRNFVGPTDQNTASLLVKAHF; this comes from the coding sequence ATGAACTTCAAACTCGCACCCCTCTCACTGGCGCTAGCCGCCGGCCTGTTCGCGGCCCCGGCCTTTGCTGACGGCATGCTGCACTGGCAGAACAACAGCCTGTCCTACCTGTATGGCAAGGATTACAAGATCGATGATGGCGAGATCCAGCAGACCATCACCTTCGAGCATGCTAGTGGCTGGAACTGGGGCGACATGTTCCTGTTTGTCGATAGCAAGTGGTACAACGGCCTGTCAGGCGGAGAGGGTCACACCTACTACGGTGAGTTCAGTCCTCGCCTCTCGCTGGGCAAACTCAGCGGCCAGGAGATGAGTTTCGGCCCGATCAAGGACGTGTTGCTCGCCGCAACCTACGAACGTGGCGAGAGCACCAATGGTGTACCGAACCAGAACTACCTGCTCGGCCCGGCGGTGGACCTCGAGGTGCCAGGCTTCGACCGTCTGGCCATCAACGTCTATTACCGCAAACCCGACGGCACTACCGGCAAGCCAGGCGGCCAATGGCAGGTTACGCCGACGTGGGCGCTGACGTTCCCGGTGGGCAAATCCGACATCCTCTTCGACGGTTTCATCGACTGGGTCGTTAATGACGCGGGTTCTGAGCGGCGCGGCAACTTCATCTCGAAAAACCTGCACATCAACCCGCAGATTAAATACGACTTGGGCAAGGCGCTGGATGGCGAACCGGGCAAGCTCTACGTCGGTATCGAGTATGACTACTGGTCGGACAAATACGGCATTGAGGATGGCGGTTTCGTCAGCCGCAATTTTGTGGGCCCCACTGACCAGAACACCGCCAGCCTGCTAGTCAAAGCCCACTTCTGA